One region of Streptomyces leeuwenhoekii genomic DNA includes:
- the ureA gene encoding urease subunit gamma: MRLTPTERDRLLLFGAAELARARRARGLRLNVPEATALIADTVCEAARDGARLAEAIERARSVLGPDDVLPGVADVVTEVHVEAVFDDGSRLAIVSDPIGGGLGERAPGALLPGPLHADPEPAVRLTVTNTAAVPVSVTSHFHFFEANPRLDFPRERAYGMRLAVPAGSSVRFGPGESHEVGLVPIGGERVAIGFAGLVDGPLDAPGAKEEALRRAAACGYLGVTQVTPEGGER; encoded by the coding sequence ATGAGACTGACCCCCACGGAACGCGACCGGCTGCTGCTGTTCGGTGCCGCCGAACTGGCCCGCGCCCGCCGGGCCCGCGGCCTGAGGCTGAACGTGCCCGAGGCGACGGCGCTCATCGCGGACACCGTCTGCGAGGCGGCCCGGGACGGCGCCCGGCTCGCGGAGGCCATCGAGCGCGCGCGGTCGGTGCTCGGCCCGGACGACGTCCTGCCCGGTGTGGCGGACGTGGTCACCGAGGTGCACGTCGAGGCCGTCTTCGACGACGGTTCCCGGCTGGCGATCGTCTCGGACCCGATCGGCGGGGGCCTCGGAGAGCGGGCGCCGGGCGCGCTGCTGCCGGGCCCGCTGCACGCCGACCCGGAGCCGGCCGTACGGCTGACGGTCACCAACACGGCCGCCGTGCCGGTGTCGGTCACCTCGCACTTCCACTTCTTCGAGGCCAACCCCCGCCTGGACTTCCCCCGGGAGCGCGCCTACGGCATGCGGCTGGCCGTACCGGCCGGCTCCTCCGTGCGCTTCGGGCCGGGCGAGAGCCACGAGGTGGGCCTGGTGCCGATCGGCGGAGAGCGGGTCGCCATCGGGTTCGCCGGGCTGGTCGACGGACCGCTGGACGCGCCGGGGGCCAAGGAGGAGGCCCTGCGCCGGGCCGCCGCCTGCGGATATCTCGGAGTCACCCAGGTCACGCCGGAAGGGGGCGAGCGATGA
- a CDS encoding GNAT family N-acetyltransferase, which yields MTLRTAHTAGLAPGELDAIRALLDDAFDGDFGDEDWDHTLGGVHALVHDARGLAAHGAVVMRRVRYRTRWLRTGYVEGVAVRRDVRRQGLGGAVMGALEEIVARAYDLGALSASEDGAALYAARGWRAWRGPVLALGPEGVVRLPEEEGGTYVRSGGTTDLDLGGELVFDWRDGDVL from the coding sequence ATGACCCTGCGCACCGCTCACACCGCCGGCCTCGCCCCCGGCGAACTCGACGCGATCCGCGCCTTGCTGGACGACGCCTTCGACGGCGACTTCGGCGACGAGGACTGGGACCACACCCTGGGCGGCGTGCACGCCCTGGTCCACGACGCACGGGGGCTGGCCGCGCACGGCGCGGTCGTCATGCGGCGGGTGCGGTACCGGACGCGGTGGCTGCGCACCGGGTACGTCGAGGGCGTCGCCGTACGGCGTGACGTGCGGCGGCAGGGGCTCGGCGGCGCGGTCATGGGCGCCCTGGAGGAGATCGTCGCCCGCGCCTACGACCTCGGCGCGCTGTCGGCGAGCGAGGACGGCGCCGCGCTCTACGCCGCCCGCGGCTGGCGGGCGTGGCGGGGGCCGGTCCTCGCGCTCGGCCCGGAGGGCGTCGTCCGGCTGCCCGAGGAGGAGGGCGGCACCTACGTGCGGAGCGGCGGCACCACGGACCTGGACCTGGGGGGCGAGCTCGTCTTCGACTGGCGGGACGGGGACGTCCTCTGA
- a CDS encoding GNAT family N-acetyltransferase — MAELRTDRLLLRSWRESDLAPWAALNADPEVRRHLPGVPDRARCDAAAGRFQDELDRRGWGFWAVEVRRTGEFIGFTGLDPVEEGQPFTGVEAGWRLARPAWGHGYATEAARAALAFGFTELGLPEVLAVTTSGNLRSQAVMRRLGMTRDPADDFEDPGVPEGPLRRCVLYRSTAPGARARSGHANGPGR, encoded by the coding sequence ATGGCCGAACTGCGTACCGACCGCCTGCTCCTGCGCTCCTGGCGGGAGTCCGATCTCGCCCCGTGGGCCGCGCTGAACGCCGACCCGGAGGTGCGCCGGCATCTGCCCGGCGTCCCGGACCGCGCACGGTGCGACGCCGCCGCCGGCCGTTTCCAGGACGAGCTGGACCGGCGGGGCTGGGGATTCTGGGCGGTCGAGGTGCGGCGGACCGGCGAGTTCATCGGCTTCACCGGCCTCGATCCGGTGGAGGAGGGCCAGCCGTTCACCGGCGTGGAGGCGGGCTGGCGGCTGGCCCGCCCGGCCTGGGGCCACGGCTACGCCACCGAGGCGGCCCGGGCGGCGCTGGCCTTCGGCTTCACCGAGCTGGGCCTGCCGGAGGTCCTCGCCGTCACCACCTCCGGCAACCTCCGCTCGCAGGCCGTCATGCGGCGCCTGGGCATGACCCGGGACCCGGCGGACGACTTCGAGGACCCCGGTGTCCCCGAGGGCCCGCTGCGCCGGTGCGTCCTGTACCGCTCGACGGCCCCCGGCGCCCGTGCCCGGTCCGGGCACGCGAACGGGCCGGGTCGTTGA
- a CDS encoding 3-isopropylmalate dehydrogenase, with the protein MSRSLNLAVIPGDGIGQEVVAEGLKVLSAVLPQDVKLETKEYDFGARRYHATGETLTDADLEALQQHDAILLGAIGDPSVPSGVLERGFLLKLRFAFDHHVNLRPSKLLPGVATPLAGQPEIDFVVVREGTEGPYTGNGGTIRKGTPHEVATEVSVNTAYGVERVVRDAFARAQARPRKKLTLVHKNNVLTFAGHLWTDIFNKVAEEYPEVTTEYIHVDAATIFLVTQPERFDVIVTDNLFGDIITDLAAAVSGGIGVAASGNINPSGDFPSMFEPVHGSAPDIAGQGKADPTATVLSVALLLRHLGYEAEAARIEEAVAADLGERGGLPARSTAQIGDALAGRVAG; encoded by the coding sequence ATGTCTCGCAGCCTCAATCTCGCAGTGATCCCCGGTGACGGCATCGGCCAGGAGGTCGTGGCCGAAGGTCTCAAGGTCCTCTCCGCCGTCCTTCCGCAGGATGTGAAGCTGGAGACCAAGGAGTACGACTTCGGCGCCAGGCGCTACCACGCCACCGGTGAGACCCTCACCGACGCCGACCTCGAGGCGCTCCAGCAGCACGACGCCATCCTGCTCGGCGCGATCGGCGACCCCTCGGTCCCGTCCGGCGTCCTGGAGCGCGGCTTCCTGCTCAAGCTCCGCTTCGCCTTCGACCACCACGTCAACCTGCGGCCGTCCAAGCTCCTGCCGGGCGTGGCCACACCGCTCGCCGGTCAGCCGGAGATCGACTTCGTCGTCGTCCGCGAGGGCACCGAGGGCCCGTACACCGGCAACGGCGGCACCATCCGCAAGGGCACCCCCCACGAGGTCGCCACCGAGGTGTCCGTCAACACGGCCTACGGTGTCGAGCGCGTGGTCCGCGACGCCTTCGCCCGCGCCCAGGCCCGCCCCCGCAAGAAGCTCACCCTGGTCCACAAGAACAACGTGCTGACCTTCGCGGGCCACCTGTGGACCGACATCTTCAACAAGGTGGCCGAGGAGTACCCCGAGGTCACCACCGAGTACATCCACGTCGACGCGGCGACGATCTTCCTCGTCACCCAGCCCGAGCGCTTCGACGTCATCGTCACCGACAACCTCTTCGGCGACATCATCACCGACCTCGCCGCGGCCGTCTCCGGCGGCATCGGCGTCGCCGCGAGCGGCAACATCAACCCCTCCGGCGACTTCCCCTCGATGTTCGAGCCGGTGCACGGTTCCGCGCCCGACATCGCCGGCCAGGGCAAGGCCGACCCCACCGCCACGGTCCTGTCCGTCGCCCTGCTGCTGCGCCACCTCGGCTACGAGGCCGAGGCCGCCCGCATCGAGGAGGCGGTCGCCGCCGACCTCGGCGAGCGCGGCGGCCTGCCCGCGCGCAGCACCGCGCAGATCGGCGACGCGCTCGCCGGACGAGTAGCCGGCTGA
- a CDS encoding urease subunit alpha, producing the protein MSRSKGREISESIHIDPHAYAATHGPRAGDRVRLGDSGLTIRVESDAQRYGDEFLAGFGKTARDGLHLKAAAVRDTCDVVISNVVVIDAVQGIRKVSIGIREGRICAIGRAGNPDTLDGVDVVVGTGTSIVSGEGLIATAGAVDTHVHLLSPRIMEASLASGVTTIIGQEFGPVWGVGVNSPWALRHAFNAFDAWPVNIGFLGRGSSSGSAPLIEALAEGGACGFKVHEDMGAHTRALDTALRVAEEHDVQVALHSDGLNECLSVEDTLRVLEGRTIHAFHIEGCGGGHVPNVLKMAGVPNVIGSSTNPTLPFGRDAVAEHYGMIVSVHDLKTDLPGDAAMARDRIRAGTMGAEDVLHDLGAIGITSSDAQGMGRAGETVRRTFAMAGKMKAELGPMRGDGPDDDNARVLRYIAKLTINPAIAHGLSHEVGSIEVGKLADIVLWRPEYFGAKPQLVLKSGFPAYGVTGDPNAATDTCEPLVLGPQFGAHGATPADISVAFVARAALDQGGDGMPTRRRRVAVHGTRGIGPADLLLNSRTGAVEVDQRTGLVTLDGDPVRSDPADSVSLNRLYFL; encoded by the coding sequence ATGAGCCGCTCGAAGGGACGGGAGATCAGCGAGTCGATCCACATCGACCCGCACGCCTACGCGGCCACCCACGGCCCCCGGGCCGGCGACCGGGTCCGCCTCGGCGACAGCGGGCTGACCATCCGGGTGGAGTCCGACGCGCAGCGGTACGGCGACGAGTTCCTCGCCGGTTTCGGCAAGACCGCCCGGGACGGACTGCACCTGAAGGCCGCCGCCGTCCGCGACACCTGTGACGTCGTGATCAGCAACGTCGTGGTGATCGACGCCGTGCAGGGCATCCGCAAGGTCTCCATCGGCATCCGCGAGGGCCGGATCTGCGCGATCGGCCGGGCCGGCAACCCCGACACCCTCGACGGCGTCGACGTCGTCGTCGGCACGGGCACCTCCATCGTGTCCGGCGAGGGCCTCATCGCCACCGCGGGAGCCGTCGACACCCATGTCCACCTGCTGTCGCCGCGCATCATGGAAGCCTCGCTCGCCTCCGGTGTGACCACCATCATCGGCCAGGAGTTCGGGCCGGTGTGGGGCGTCGGCGTCAACTCGCCCTGGGCGCTGAGGCACGCCTTCAACGCCTTCGACGCCTGGCCCGTCAACATCGGCTTCCTGGGCCGTGGTTCGTCCTCCGGCTCCGCGCCCCTGATCGAGGCCCTCGCCGAGGGTGGCGCCTGCGGCTTCAAGGTCCACGAGGACATGGGCGCCCACACCCGGGCCCTGGACACCGCCCTGCGGGTCGCCGAGGAGCACGACGTCCAGGTCGCCCTGCACAGCGACGGCCTGAACGAGTGCCTGTCGGTCGAGGACACCCTGCGGGTCCTGGAGGGCCGCACCATCCACGCCTTCCACATCGAGGGCTGCGGCGGCGGGCACGTCCCCAACGTGCTGAAGATGGCGGGCGTCCCCAACGTCATCGGCTCCTCGACCAACCCCACCCTGCCCTTCGGCCGGGACGCCGTCGCCGAGCACTACGGCATGATCGTCTCCGTCCACGACCTGAAGACCGACCTGCCGGGCGACGCCGCCATGGCCCGCGACCGCATCCGCGCGGGGACGATGGGCGCCGAGGACGTCCTGCACGACCTGGGCGCGATCGGCATCACCTCCTCCGACGCGCAGGGCATGGGCCGGGCCGGCGAGACCGTCCGCCGCACCTTCGCCATGGCCGGGAAGATGAAGGCCGAGCTGGGCCCGATGCGGGGCGACGGCCCGGACGACGACAACGCCCGCGTCCTGCGCTACATCGCCAAGCTGACCATCAACCCCGCCATCGCGCACGGTCTGTCCCACGAGGTCGGCTCGATCGAGGTCGGCAAGCTCGCCGACATCGTGCTGTGGCGCCCGGAGTACTTCGGCGCCAAGCCGCAACTCGTGCTGAAGTCCGGATTCCCGGCCTACGGCGTGACCGGCGACCCCAACGCGGCCACCGACACCTGCGAACCCCTGGTGCTCGGCCCGCAGTTCGGCGCGCACGGCGCCACGCCCGCCGACATATCCGTCGCCTTCGTCGCCCGGGCCGCCCTCGACCAGGGCGGCGACGGGATGCCGACCCGCCGCCGCCGGGTCGCCGTACACGGCACCCGCGGCATCGGCCCGGCCGACCTGCTGCTGAACTCCCGTACCGGAGCGGTCGAGGTCGACCAGCGCACCGGCCTGGTCACCCTCGACGGCGACCCGGTCCGCTCCGACCCGGCCGACTCGGTCTCCCTCAACCGCCTGTACTTCCTCTGA
- a CDS encoding branched-chain amino acid aminotransferase, producing MTTPTIELKPSAHPLPAAEREAILANPGFGRHFTDHMVTIKWAEGRGWHDAQLVPYGPISLDPSSHVLHYGQEIFEGLKAYRQPDGSVALFRPEANARRFRNSARRMAMAELPEELFIAALDALLTQDADWVPPHGGEESLYLRPFMFASETGLGVHPANEYLFMLIASPSGAYFAGGVKPVTIWVSEDHVRAVPGGTGDAKTGGNYAASLLPQAEAAAHGCDQVVYLDAVTRTKVEESGSMNIAFVYGDRIVTPELTGSILEGITRDSLLQVARDLGYTAEEGVVTLQQWREDAASGALTEVFACGTAAVVTPIGHVKTKSDGWSHGDGTPGPVTLRLREALLGLQRGVTEDKHGWMHKLG from the coding sequence ATGACGACGCCCACGATCGAGCTCAAGCCCTCCGCCCACCCGCTGCCCGCCGCAGAGCGCGAGGCGATCCTGGCGAACCCCGGGTTCGGCCGCCACTTCACCGACCACATGGTGACGATCAAGTGGGCGGAAGGCCGCGGCTGGCACGACGCGCAGCTCGTTCCGTACGGGCCGATCTCCCTCGACCCCTCCAGCCACGTCCTGCACTACGGCCAGGAGATCTTCGAGGGCCTGAAGGCGTACCGCCAGCCCGACGGCTCGGTGGCGCTCTTCCGCCCGGAGGCCAACGCCCGCCGCTTCCGCAACTCCGCCCGCCGCATGGCCATGGCCGAGCTGCCCGAGGAGCTGTTCATCGCGGCGCTGGACGCGCTGCTCACGCAGGACGCCGACTGGGTCCCGCCGCACGGCGGCGAGGAGTCCCTCTACCTGCGCCCGTTCATGTTCGCCTCGGAGACCGGGCTCGGTGTGCACCCGGCCAACGAGTACCTCTTCATGCTGATCGCCTCGCCCTCCGGGGCCTACTTCGCCGGCGGCGTCAAGCCGGTCACCATCTGGGTCTCCGAGGACCACGTCCGCGCCGTGCCCGGCGGCACCGGCGACGCCAAGACCGGCGGCAACTACGCGGCCTCCCTGCTGCCCCAGGCCGAGGCCGCGGCGCACGGCTGCGACCAGGTCGTCTACCTCGACGCGGTCACCCGCACCAAGGTCGAGGAGAGCGGCAGCATGAACATCGCCTTCGTCTACGGCGACCGGATCGTCACCCCGGAGCTGACCGGCTCCATCCTGGAGGGCATCACCCGCGACTCCCTCCTCCAGGTCGCCCGGGACCTCGGCTACACCGCCGAGGAAGGCGTCGTCACCCTCCAGCAGTGGCGCGAGGACGCCGCCTCCGGCGCCCTGACCGAGGTCTTCGCCTGCGGTACCGCCGCGGTGGTCACGCCCATCGGCCACGTCAAGACCAAGAGCGACGGCTGGTCCCACGGCGACGGCACGCCCGGCCCGGTCACCCTGCGCCTGCGCGAGGCGCTGCTCGGCCTCCAGCGCGGTGTCACCGAGGACAAGCACGGCTGGATGCACAAGCTGGGCTGA
- a CDS encoding PucR family transcriptional regulator has product MRQNARVTSDFKGEYQELVDEVSELLGVPATLENRDFELIAFGAYDSEGELDPSALDPVRARSILTRRSTAAVRAWFEGFGITRATGPVRIPPAPEAGVLRGRVCLPVRHRGVVLGYVWLLDTEPGPTARQLAAAMEVTARIGALLADEAQHGADLSRELRAVLTAERDWQRDMAVAELRTALGARAQGPHTVVCVAPWPWTDPDEAPSVRTVPGATALCTVPWGSAGLSLALLVRLRSADVPAPAVSAAGRLLERARGTGTGEPAAGVAAARTGLAELGAAWREASAAARAALAEPRLGPVAEWASIGPFRLLTALPAGAAQDPAVRALLSPAHRELARTAEVYLDRAGQAGRTAAELGIHRQTLYYRLSRVEQLTGLDLDDGEDRLLLHMALKGARLQPGA; this is encoded by the coding sequence ATGCGGCAGAATGCCCGGGTGACGTCGGATTTCAAGGGTGAGTACCAGGAGCTGGTCGACGAGGTCTCGGAGCTGCTGGGCGTCCCCGCGACCCTGGAGAACCGCGACTTCGAGCTGATCGCCTTCGGCGCCTACGACAGCGAGGGCGAGCTGGACCCCTCGGCCCTGGACCCGGTCCGCGCCCGCTCGATCCTCACCCGGCGGTCGACGGCGGCCGTGCGGGCCTGGTTCGAGGGGTTCGGCATCACGCGCGCGACGGGCCCGGTCCGCATCCCTCCGGCGCCGGAGGCGGGGGTCCTGCGCGGCCGCGTCTGCCTGCCCGTACGCCATCGGGGTGTCGTCCTCGGCTACGTCTGGCTGCTGGACACCGAGCCGGGCCCGACCGCCCGGCAGCTCGCGGCGGCGATGGAGGTGACGGCCCGGATCGGCGCGCTGCTCGCGGACGAGGCGCAGCACGGGGCCGACCTCAGCCGGGAGCTGCGGGCGGTCCTGACCGCCGAGCGCGACTGGCAGCGGGACATGGCCGTCGCCGAGCTGCGCACCGCCCTCGGGGCCCGCGCCCAGGGCCCGCACACGGTGGTGTGCGTCGCGCCCTGGCCCTGGACCGACCCCGACGAGGCGCCCTCGGTGCGTACGGTGCCGGGGGCGACCGCGCTGTGCACGGTGCCCTGGGGCTCGGCGGGCCTCTCGCTGGCGCTGCTGGTCCGGCTCCGCTCGGCGGACGTGCCGGCCCCGGCGGTGTCGGCGGCGGGGCGGCTGCTGGAGCGGGCGCGCGGGACGGGCACCGGCGAACCGGCGGCGGGGGTCGCCGCCGCGCGGACCGGGCTCGCGGAGCTGGGCGCGGCCTGGCGGGAGGCGTCGGCGGCGGCGCGCGCGGCACTGGCCGAGCCGCGGCTCGGGCCGGTCGCCGAGTGGGCGTCGATCGGCCCGTTCCGGCTGCTGACCGCGCTCCCGGCGGGCGCCGCCCAGGACCCCGCCGTACGGGCTCTGCTCTCCCCCGCCCACCGGGAGCTGGCCCGCACCGCCGAGGTCTACCTCGACCGGGCCGGCCAGGCCGGCCGCACCGCCGCCGAGCTCGGCATCCACCGCCAGACCCTCTACTACCGCCTCTCCCGCGTCGAGCAGCTCACCGGCCTGGACCTGGACGACGGGGAGGACCGGCTGCTGCTGCACATGGCACTGAAGGGGGCCCGTCTGCAGCCAGGTGCTTGA
- a CDS encoding proline dehydrogenase family protein: protein MLGPVILAASRSDRMRRLVSAAPVTKPVVDRFIPGETVDEILPIIQDLTGKGLELTMDVVGEDITTPEQAEAARDAYLELIDRLKPLELGTRAEMSVKLSMFGQALDGGHELALKNVRPVVEAAAEIGTTVTLDAEDHTTLDSMFAIHDELRKDFPQTGCVIQSYLFRTEADARRLAANGSRVRLVKGAYKEPAEVAYQQKAEIDKAYVRILRTLMEGDGYPMIGSHDPRLIAIAQELARRAGRKLDEYEFQMLYGIRGDEHLRLAAEGHRMRVYTAYGTDWYGYFMRRLAEKPANLRFFARSMVTKG from the coding sequence GTGCTGGGTCCCGTGATTCTCGCCGCGTCGCGCAGCGACCGGATGCGACGTCTGGTCTCGGCGGCCCCGGTGACCAAGCCGGTCGTCGACCGCTTCATCCCCGGCGAGACGGTCGACGAGATCCTGCCGATCATCCAGGACCTCACCGGCAAGGGCCTGGAGCTGACGATGGACGTCGTCGGCGAGGACATCACCACCCCCGAGCAGGCCGAGGCCGCCCGGGACGCCTACCTGGAGCTGATCGACCGGCTCAAGCCGCTGGAGCTCGGCACCCGCGCGGAGATGTCGGTGAAGCTGTCCATGTTCGGGCAGGCGCTGGACGGCGGCCACGAGCTGGCCCTGAAGAACGTCCGCCCGGTCGTCGAGGCCGCCGCCGAGATCGGCACCACGGTCACGCTGGACGCCGAGGACCACACCACGCTGGACTCGATGTTCGCCATCCACGACGAGCTGCGCAAGGACTTCCCGCAGACCGGCTGCGTCATCCAGTCCTACCTCTTCCGCACCGAGGCCGACGCGCGCCGGCTCGCCGCGAACGGCAGTCGCGTACGGTTGGTGAAGGGCGCGTACAAGGAGCCCGCCGAGGTCGCGTACCAGCAGAAGGCCGAGATCGACAAGGCGTACGTACGCATCCTGAGGACGCTGATGGAGGGCGACGGCTACCCGATGATCGGGTCCCACGACCCGCGTCTGATCGCCATCGCCCAGGAGCTCGCCCGGCGCGCCGGGCGCAAGCTCGACGAGTACGAGTTCCAGATGCTGTACGGCATCCGCGGGGACGAGCACCTGCGGCTGGCCGCCGAGGGCCACCGCATGCGCGTCTACACGGCGTACGGCACCGACTGGTACGGCTACTTCATGCGGCGGCTGGCGGAGAAGCCGGCGAACCTGCGCTTCTTCGCCCGCTCGATGGTCACCAAGGGCTGA
- the pruA gene encoding L-glutamate gamma-semialdehyde dehydrogenase — protein MDAVTQVPTPVNEPVHGYAPGSPERARLEVKLKELAENPIDLPCTIGGERRMGGGEEFQVVQPHNHKAVLGTYRNATKQDAQDAVDAALAAAPAWRAMSFDDRAAIILRAAELLSGPWRETMAASTMLGQSKTAQQAEIDTPCELADFWRFNVHYARQILAEQPPANAPGVWNRLDHRPLEGFVYAITPFNFTAIAANLPTAPALMGNVVVWKPSPTQTHAAVLTMRLLEEAGLPKGVINLVTGDGIEVSEVALNHRDLAGIHFTGSTKTFQYLWKTVGNNIEKYRAYPRLVGETGGKDFVVAHPSADRAVLKTALTRGAFEYQGQKCSATSRAYIPASIWNDGFREEFAAEVDGIAMGDVTDLSNFIGAVIDERSFAKNKAAIDRAAADPACTIVAGGSYDDSVGWFVRPTVIECTDPENEVFRTEYFGPILAVYVYEDEKYDEMLTQMESVSDYALTGSVIANDRAAAAYTMEKLRYAAGNFYINDKSTGAVVGQQPFGGGRASGTNDKAGAPQNLMRWTLTRAIKETLVPPTDYTYPHMG, from the coding sequence ATGGACGCTGTGACCCAGGTCCCCACCCCCGTCAACGAGCCGGTGCACGGCTACGCCCCCGGCTCGCCCGAGCGCGCCCGCCTGGAGGTCAAGCTCAAGGAGCTGGCCGAGAACCCGATCGACCTGCCCTGCACCATCGGCGGCGAGCGGCGGATGGGCGGCGGCGAGGAGTTCCAGGTCGTCCAGCCGCACAACCACAAGGCCGTCCTCGGCACCTACCGCAACGCCACCAAGCAGGACGCCCAGGACGCCGTCGACGCGGCCCTGGCCGCCGCCCCGGCCTGGCGCGCGATGTCCTTCGACGACCGCGCGGCGATCATCCTGCGCGCCGCCGAGCTGCTGTCCGGCCCGTGGCGCGAGACCATGGCCGCCTCCACCATGCTGGGCCAGTCCAAGACCGCCCAGCAGGCCGAGATCGACACCCCCTGCGAGCTGGCCGACTTCTGGCGCTTCAACGTCCACTACGCCCGCCAGATCCTCGCCGAGCAGCCCCCGGCCAACGCCCCGGGCGTGTGGAACCGCCTCGACCACCGCCCGCTGGAGGGCTTCGTCTACGCGATCACGCCGTTCAACTTCACGGCGATCGCCGCCAACCTGCCCACCGCGCCCGCCCTCATGGGCAACGTGGTGGTCTGGAAGCCGTCCCCGACGCAGACCCACGCCGCCGTGCTGACCATGCGGCTGCTGGAGGAGGCGGGCCTGCCCAAGGGCGTCATCAACCTCGTCACCGGCGACGGCATCGAGGTTTCCGAGGTGGCCCTGAACCACCGCGACCTGGCCGGCATCCACTTCACCGGCTCGACCAAGACCTTCCAGTACCTGTGGAAGACGGTCGGCAACAACATCGAGAAGTACCGCGCCTACCCGCGCCTGGTCGGCGAGACCGGCGGCAAGGACTTCGTCGTCGCCCACCCGAGCGCCGACCGCGCCGTCCTCAAGACGGCCCTGACCCGCGGTGCCTTCGAGTACCAGGGCCAGAAGTGCTCCGCCACCTCCCGCGCCTACATCCCGGCGTCCATCTGGAACGACGGCTTCCGCGAGGAGTTCGCCGCGGAGGTCGACGGCATCGCGATGGGTGACGTCACCGACCTGTCGAACTTCATCGGCGCCGTCATCGACGAGCGGTCCTTCGCCAAGAACAAGGCCGCCATCGACCGGGCCGCGGCCGACCCCGCCTGCACCATCGTCGCGGGCGGCTCCTACGACGACTCGGTGGGCTGGTTCGTCCGCCCGACCGTCATCGAGTGCACCGACCCGGAGAACGAGGTCTTCCGCACCGAGTACTTCGGCCCGATCCTCGCCGTGTACGTCTACGAGGACGAGAAGTACGACGAGATGCTGACCCAGATGGAGTCGGTCTCCGACTACGCCCTGACCGGCTCGGTCATCGCCAACGACCGCGCCGCGGCGGCGTACACGATGGAGAAGCTGCGCTACGCGGCCGGCAACTTCTACATCAACGACAAGTCGACCGGCGCCGTCGTCGGCCAGCAGCCCTTCGGCGGCGGCCGGGCCTCCGGCACCAACGACAAGGCCGGCGCCCCGCAGAACCTGATGCGCTGGACCCTGACCCGCGCCATCAAGGAGACGCTGGTCCCGCCGACCGACTACACCTACCCGCACATGGGCTGA